A genomic region of Nitrospira sp. contains the following coding sequences:
- a CDS encoding polyphosphate kinase 2 family protein: MKRYRVKSGAKLSLKQYDPDDTGEYKKSDQGKEKAKAETATLIAGLDGLQERLYANATRSLLIVLQGMDTSGKDGTIKSVMSGINPQGCKVAAFKAPSKDELARDFLWRIHREVPPKGYIGIFNRSHYEDVLITRVHGWVSAKVAKCRLDQIKEFEELLTENGTTVLKFFLHISKEEQKRRLEARIADPEKRWKWSSGDLEERKLWDEYQKAFEDVLSATSTERTPWYVVPANRKWYRNLIVAERVVDALEEMNLKTPPAPEGVDFTKLRIV; the protein is encoded by the coding sequence ATGAAACGATATCGTGTGAAGTCCGGCGCCAAGCTTTCGTTGAAACAGTACGATCCGGACGACACTGGGGAGTACAAAAAGAGCGACCAAGGGAAAGAAAAGGCAAAAGCGGAAACGGCCACACTCATCGCCGGGCTCGATGGACTCCAAGAGCGTCTGTATGCCAATGCGACTCGATCGCTTCTTATCGTCCTGCAGGGGATGGATACGAGCGGAAAGGATGGGACTATCAAGAGCGTGATGTCCGGCATCAATCCGCAGGGCTGCAAGGTGGCGGCGTTCAAGGCTCCCTCCAAGGATGAATTGGCTCGTGATTTCCTGTGGCGCATTCACCGCGAAGTTCCTCCCAAAGGCTACATTGGGATCTTTAACCGATCGCATTATGAGGACGTCCTGATTACACGGGTGCATGGATGGGTGTCCGCGAAAGTTGCCAAGTGCCGCTTGGACCAGATCAAAGAATTCGAAGAGCTGCTGACTGAGAACGGCACGACCGTGCTCAAGTTCTTTCTCCATATCTCCAAGGAAGAGCAGAAAAGACGGCTGGAGGCTCGCATCGCCGATCCGGAGAAGCGCTGGAAATGGAGTTCCGGCGACCTTGAGGAGCGCAAGTTGTGGGATGAGTATCAGAAAGCCTTCGAAGACGTCCTCTCGGCCACGAGTACCGAGCGGACGCCGTGGTATGTCGTGCCGGCCAATCGGAAGTGGTACCGCAATCTGATCGTGGCTGAGCGTGTCGTTGATGCGTTGGAAGAGATGAACCTCAAGACGCCCCCGGCACCAGAAGGTGTAGATTTCACCAAGCTGAGGATCGTGTAG
- the xth gene encoding exodeoxyribonuclease III: protein MKIATFNVNSLRKRLPIVLEWLDQHKPDVLCLQETKVQDSEFPLLALAPSGYEITFRGMKSYNGVAILSRKKPDAVFYGFDDGGDPEDARLLRVIIDGIPIVNTYVPQGFEIDSPKYAYKLAWYERLRNYFNTHLSPQAPAIWCGDMNVAPRPMDVHGPEKHLNHVCYHEAARKAYEQTVAWGFQDVFVKLYPTRQQYTFWDYRAPSSLAANKGWRIDHMMATAPLANTCVRADVDVEPRRAKEPSDHTFLWAEFSV from the coding sequence ATGAAAATCGCCACGTTCAACGTCAATTCATTGCGCAAACGCTTGCCGATCGTGCTGGAATGGCTCGATCAACACAAGCCGGATGTGCTGTGTCTGCAGGAAACCAAGGTTCAGGATAGCGAGTTTCCCTTGCTCGCGCTGGCACCCAGCGGGTACGAGATCACGTTTCGAGGGATGAAATCGTATAACGGGGTGGCGATTCTCAGCCGAAAGAAGCCGGACGCAGTGTTCTACGGATTCGACGATGGAGGAGACCCGGAAGACGCTCGTTTGCTGAGAGTGATCATCGATGGGATTCCCATCGTGAACACCTACGTGCCGCAGGGGTTCGAAATCGACTCGCCGAAGTATGCCTACAAGCTCGCCTGGTACGAACGACTGCGGAACTACTTCAACACACACCTGTCACCGCAAGCCCCGGCGATCTGGTGCGGAGATATGAACGTAGCCCCACGCCCCATGGACGTGCACGGTCCAGAGAAACATCTGAACCATGTCTGTTACCACGAAGCCGCGCGTAAGGCCTATGAACAGACGGTGGCATGGGGATTTCAAGATGTCTTTGTGAAACTCTATCCGACACGTCAACAATATACATTCTGGGACTACCGTGCGCCGAGCTCACTTGCGGCCAACAAAGGGTGGCGGATCGATCATATGATGGCCACCGCGCCCCTCGCAAATACATGTGTGCGAGCGGATGTGGACGTCGAGCCACGGCGAGCGAAAGAACCGTCAGACCACACTTTTTTGTGGGCTGAGTTTTCGGTCTGA
- a CDS encoding toll/interleukin-1 receptor domain-containing protein has product MSDIFISYSSKDRPWVEQFAKTLETRGWSVWWDRNIPTGGSFNAVIRQELAAAKCAIVVWSKQSVESEWVQAEASEAKQQEKYLPIKINESEIPLGFTQRTYQSLVEWDPGAEHAGFSQLLKDIERLVKSPPKRIEFGPKPWWKRVHPIWLVSIPTSLAAVVSVGLMLWPVAAQIKVELTTERIEFVIGAKQSEDSYTLSGMIADSVGIENFETITITPKTIEVADPSLYQLEEDRFPDRAWRKLVLAQSELTVVANRQTQLSRVVVESGGEPIKLDSIVARPGARVSLETREKEKRENREDKTKKDKKESSERRGGLTIKVAGQKEFIVSPGHQFKVIADHVEMRGVKNVPFAQDGELTYRITLPEQPSRVVLHARSDQLVLLPTFVLGHAAHQVFGGIPVTTIDFTRQASEADGDKKTYIKAGERVSALTGDGMVTFPGYEHLLGTVSMRKDEAVGLEKLDGFTIQELSLNGTGIHLVGEGMAKEIRTKIGQIPIHKHRLTSLDALWHNARLGVVLTIIATVFTTSLGAYRLWKEFKR; this is encoded by the coding sequence ATGAGCGATATCTTCATCAGCTATTCCAGTAAAGATCGCCCCTGGGTGGAGCAGTTCGCCAAGACGCTAGAAACGCGTGGCTGGTCAGTCTGGTGGGACCGCAACATTCCCACTGGTGGATCGTTCAATGCTGTGATCAGACAGGAACTTGCGGCGGCGAAGTGTGCGATTGTCGTCTGGTCCAAACAGTCGGTAGAGTCTGAATGGGTCCAGGCGGAAGCCTCAGAAGCGAAGCAGCAAGAGAAGTATCTTCCTATCAAGATCAACGAGAGCGAGATCCCGCTCGGCTTTACCCAGCGGACCTATCAGTCGCTGGTGGAGTGGGACCCAGGCGCTGAGCATGCCGGGTTCTCCCAACTGCTCAAAGATATTGAACGACTCGTCAAGAGTCCGCCGAAGCGAATTGAGTTCGGGCCCAAGCCTTGGTGGAAACGAGTACACCCTATATGGCTCGTGTCCATTCCAACCAGTCTGGCGGCGGTCGTCTCGGTCGGCCTCATGCTGTGGCCTGTGGCAGCACAGATCAAGGTGGAACTCACGACGGAGCGCATCGAGTTCGTCATTGGTGCCAAGCAATCTGAGGATTCGTACACACTCAGCGGCATGATTGCGGACTCAGTGGGCATTGAAAACTTTGAGACGATCACCATCACTCCCAAAACCATTGAAGTGGCTGATCCATCGCTCTATCAATTGGAAGAGGATAGATTTCCGGACAGGGCATGGCGAAAGCTGGTCCTTGCCCAATCTGAACTGACCGTAGTTGCCAATCGTCAGACACAACTGTCTAGAGTTGTTGTGGAAAGTGGGGGGGAGCCGATCAAGCTGGATTCTATCGTGGCGCGACCAGGAGCCCGGGTCTCGCTTGAAACAAGAGAGAAGGAAAAGAGGGAGAATAGAGAGGACAAAACCAAAAAGGATAAGAAGGAGAGCAGTGAGAGGAGAGGGGGGCTCACGATCAAAGTCGCGGGGCAAAAAGAGTTCATCGTCAGTCCAGGCCATCAGTTCAAGGTGATTGCGGATCATGTGGAGATGCGCGGTGTCAAGAATGTGCCCTTTGCACAAGACGGCGAGTTGACCTATCGCATAACATTGCCGGAACAGCCATCTCGGGTGGTCCTGCACGCGCGATCAGACCAACTGGTCCTCTTACCCACATTTGTCTTGGGGCACGCAGCACATCAGGTGTTTGGCGGGATCCCTGTGACCACGATCGATTTCACTCGACAGGCCAGTGAAGCCGATGGTGATAAGAAAACCTACATCAAAGCCGGCGAGCGAGTCAGCGCGTTGACCGGCGATGGGATGGTTACCTTTCCAGGTTACGAACATCTCCTTGGCACAGTCTCGATGAGGAAGGACGAAGCTGTGGGATTGGAGAAACTCGACGGATTTACGATTCAGGAACTCAGCCTGAATGGGACCGGTATACACCTCGTGGGCGAGGGCATGGCCAAGGAGATCCGCACGAAGATCGGCCAGATTCCGATCCACAAACACCGCCTGACCTCGTTGGATGCCTTGTGGCATAATGCGCGGCTCGGAGTGGTTCTAACGATCATTGCCACGGTGTTCACGACAAGCCTTGGGGCCTATCGGTTGTGGAAGGAGTTCAAACGGTGA
- a CDS encoding mechanosensitive ion channel family protein, translated as MIVPPSEWYSIDSSVALDGLKSLILLIVLVSVRALAVRWIAGNQTLSMESKRRWVVTTRNSVVFAFLIGLVIIWAHELQAFAVSLVAVAAAMVLATKELILCWSGAALRVSSKVYAVGDRIQIAGHRGVVLDHDAFATKLLEIGPGQSAHLYTGRVAVFPNSLLFTNALIKENPDQEYGLYTLVVPIKIDDDWQKAERTLVEAAKAECAPFMEEAVRQMKLLEQANLLEAPSPDPRITIQLPESGKLHLVLRFPAPDRGRSRIEQAILRRYLIGTTTSN; from the coding sequence ATGATCGTGCCCCCAAGCGAGTGGTATTCCATCGATAGCTCCGTCGCATTGGATGGACTCAAGTCGCTGATCCTGTTGATAGTCTTGGTCAGCGTCAGAGCGCTGGCCGTCCGATGGATCGCCGGCAATCAGACGCTCTCGATGGAGTCGAAACGTCGATGGGTGGTGACGACCAGAAATTCCGTCGTTTTTGCGTTTCTCATCGGCCTGGTGATCATCTGGGCCCATGAACTCCAGGCGTTTGCCGTGTCGCTCGTCGCGGTGGCGGCGGCGATGGTCTTGGCGACAAAGGAACTGATTCTCTGTTGGAGTGGCGCGGCGCTGCGAGTGAGCAGCAAGGTCTATGCTGTCGGTGATCGAATTCAGATTGCGGGCCACCGCGGTGTGGTACTGGACCACGATGCCTTTGCGACGAAGCTACTGGAGATCGGTCCCGGGCAATCCGCGCACTTGTACACCGGCCGGGTCGCCGTCTTTCCCAACAGCCTGCTGTTCACGAATGCCTTGATCAAGGAGAATCCTGACCAGGAGTACGGCCTCTATACACTCGTGGTACCGATCAAGATCGATGACGACTGGCAGAAGGCAGAACGCACCCTCGTAGAGGCGGCCAAGGCCGAGTGTGCGCCGTTCATGGAAGAAGCCGTCCGGCAAATGAAGTTGCTGGAGCAGGCCAATCTGTTGGAAGCGCCTTCGCCGGACCCGCGCATCACTATCCAACTACCGGAATCCGGCAAGCTCCATCTTGTGCTTCGATTTCCAGCTCCCGATCGAGGACGCTCGCGCATTGAGCAAGCCATCCTGCGTCGGTATCTTATCGGAACGACCACATCCAACTGA
- a CDS encoding LysR family transcriptional regulator, with the protein MTLTELQYIVVVAQERHFSRAAERVFVTQPALSLAIKKLEDELGTMIFERRRNHIELTPLGEQIVHQAQRVLEEAEHIKLIAAQGKDQLNGLLRFGVIATVGPYILPDLIPTLHKRAPAMPLEIEESLTANLTAMLKNGKLDVIMVALPFEELGIHTHALYDEPFKAVVPVGHRWERKKQIDARELDAEKVLLLHAGHCFRQQVLNACPELSRSDTEGLQGNSLETIRQMVASGLGVTVLPCSALTKKYANKRLIAIDLAKPVPGRRIGLAWRRGFTRPQVIDVIRDAIHGLKMPGLSMVPGKHQSA; encoded by the coding sequence ATGACACTGACGGAATTGCAGTACATCGTGGTCGTGGCGCAGGAACGGCATTTCAGCCGCGCTGCAGAACGAGTATTCGTGACCCAACCGGCATTGAGCCTGGCGATCAAGAAGTTGGAAGATGAATTGGGTACGATGATCTTCGAACGACGCCGTAACCACATCGAACTGACTCCACTCGGCGAGCAAATCGTCCATCAAGCGCAGCGTGTGCTAGAAGAAGCGGAACACATCAAACTCATTGCGGCGCAAGGTAAAGATCAACTGAATGGACTGCTGCGGTTCGGGGTCATTGCCACCGTCGGGCCTTATATCCTGCCAGATCTCATTCCGACTCTTCACAAGCGCGCACCGGCGATGCCGCTCGAGATCGAAGAAAGTTTGACGGCCAATCTGACCGCGATGCTGAAGAATGGGAAATTAGATGTGATCATGGTAGCCCTGCCATTTGAAGAGCTGGGCATTCACACTCACGCCCTCTATGACGAGCCATTCAAAGCAGTGGTCCCAGTTGGGCATCGGTGGGAGCGTAAAAAGCAGATCGACGCGCGTGAACTCGATGCCGAAAAGGTGTTACTGCTTCATGCTGGGCACTGTTTTCGCCAGCAGGTGTTGAATGCCTGCCCAGAACTGAGCCGGTCAGATACAGAAGGCCTACAGGGAAATTCTCTCGAAACGATTCGCCAGATGGTCGCCTCGGGGTTAGGCGTCACCGTCCTACCCTGCAGTGCTCTCACGAAGAAGTATGCAAACAAGCGATTAATCGCCATCGACCTGGCAAAACCGGTACCGGGGCGTCGAATCGGACTCGCATGGCGCCGAGGGTTTACTCGACCACAGGTGATCGACGTGATCCGGGACGCAATCCATGGGCTGAAGATGCCAGGATTGAGCATGGTGCCGGGCAAACACCAGTCGGCATGA
- a CDS encoding formylglycine-generating enzyme family protein: MDVRRIFTVCMTSALALFLQTGLAAATESRTSKPESVPSTSLKPDLPAISAKLPGATGDHKAGERSKSPTNGGALHQLAALSTAAPELIGKDGAPMVLVSAGEFVMGSDKGDEDEAPTHRVYLNAFYIDKFEVTNERFAKYVEAIQSEPPWGFADKETPVIHAERPVRWVNWMDAMGYCLWQGKRLPAEAEWEKAARGTDERTYPWGNDPPTPVHAVYGLKEGGAETVSVIGNHHMGQSPYGVQDLAGNLYEWVMDWYAEDFYSSFINSPAINPRGPSEGTAKVQRGGSYINTPYRLRSSFRTKGDPTEQDPNVGFRCAQDAARQP, encoded by the coding sequence ATGGATGTCCGACGAATTTTTACCGTGTGCATGACTAGTGCCCTGGCCCTCTTTCTACAGACAGGGCTTGCAGCGGCGACAGAAAGTCGGACCTCGAAGCCTGAGTCCGTCCCGTCAACGTCCCTTAAGCCGGATCTTCCTGCCATTTCAGCAAAACTTCCCGGCGCCACTGGCGATCACAAAGCTGGAGAGAGAAGCAAGTCGCCGACCAACGGTGGCGCTCTGCACCAGCTGGCTGCGCTGTCCACGGCTGCGCCTGAACTGATTGGGAAAGATGGGGCGCCGATGGTCTTGGTGTCGGCCGGTGAGTTTGTCATGGGAAGCGACAAAGGAGATGAAGACGAAGCCCCTACGCACCGTGTCTACCTCAATGCCTTCTACATCGACAAATTTGAGGTGACGAACGAACGATTCGCCAAGTACGTCGAAGCGATTCAGAGCGAACCTCCATGGGGATTCGCGGACAAGGAGACGCCTGTGATCCATGCTGAGCGTCCTGTCCGCTGGGTGAACTGGATGGATGCGATGGGCTATTGTCTCTGGCAGGGGAAACGGCTGCCCGCAGAGGCGGAATGGGAAAAGGCGGCACGCGGGACTGATGAACGGACCTATCCGTGGGGAAACGATCCGCCGACTCCAGTCCACGCGGTCTATGGGTTGAAGGAAGGCGGTGCAGAGACAGTGTCGGTCATCGGCAATCACCACATGGGGCAAAGCCCGTACGGTGTGCAGGATCTAGCCGGCAATCTCTACGAATGGGTGATGGACTGGTACGCCGAGGATTTTTATTCCAGTTTCATCAACAGCCCCGCGATCAATCCACGTGGACCCAGCGAAGGGACAGCCAAAGTCCAGCGCGGTGGATCCTACATCAATACGCCGTATCGGCTACGGTCTTCGTTTCGCACGAAGGGTGATCCGACCGAGCAGGATCCTAACGTCGGCTTCCGCTGTGCCCAGGATGCTGCAAGACAACCATAG
- a CDS encoding c-type cytochrome: MKRRTLTHSIPACALLMLGSLLGFSFGDAQAEEYKLKIPFGLEETSVVIPADNPLTKEKVELGRLLFFDKRLSQDNTIACANCHMAKFAFTDGRPVSAGIRGQKGGRSAPASFNRVFSSTQFWDGRAPTLEAQSVGPFTNPIEHGFANYDVMNAKMMKIAGYRKLFKQVFGDDTITTERVGMAIASFQRTVLSGNSPADRFDQGGEAGAIPEAAQKGLILFRDKARCTKCHSGFNFTDEKFHNLGIGWDDNKVDLGRYMVTQNAEELGAFKTPTLREIARSAPYMHDGRFKTLAEVVDFYNKGGVKNPHQDNLVIPLELTDQEKHDLVEFLGTLNGEGWQQATAPKAFPK; this comes from the coding sequence ATGAAAAGGCGGACGCTGACTCATTCGATACCTGCGTGTGCGTTATTAATGTTGGGGTCGCTGTTGGGATTCTCGTTCGGCGACGCACAAGCAGAGGAGTACAAGCTCAAGATTCCATTCGGTCTCGAGGAGACTTCTGTGGTCATTCCGGCCGACAACCCGTTGACGAAGGAGAAGGTCGAGTTAGGCCGGCTGCTGTTTTTTGACAAGCGGTTGTCGCAGGACAACACCATTGCCTGTGCGAATTGTCATATGGCGAAATTCGCGTTCACGGATGGCAGGCCGGTTTCTGCCGGCATCCGAGGCCAGAAGGGTGGCCGCAGTGCACCAGCGTCCTTCAACCGGGTGTTTAGCAGCACACAATTTTGGGATGGTCGGGCTCCAACATTGGAAGCTCAATCGGTCGGTCCGTTTACGAATCCGATCGAGCACGGCTTTGCCAACTACGATGTGATGAATGCGAAAATGATGAAAATCGCAGGCTACCGGAAACTCTTCAAGCAAGTCTTCGGGGATGACACCATCACAACGGAAAGGGTCGGCATGGCCATCGCCAGCTTCCAGCGCACCGTTCTGTCCGGCAACAGCCCTGCGGACCGGTTCGATCAGGGAGGGGAAGCCGGGGCCATTCCAGAAGCCGCGCAGAAGGGCCTCATCCTGTTCCGAGATAAGGCACGTTGCACCAAGTGCCACTCCGGGTTCAATTTCACCGACGAGAAATTTCACAACCTCGGCATTGGCTGGGACGACAATAAAGTGGATCTTGGTCGATACATGGTCACGCAGAATGCTGAGGAACTTGGCGCCTTTAAGACTCCGACCTTGCGGGAGATCGCGCGAAGCGCTCCGTACATGCACGACGGGCGTTTCAAGACGCTTGCAGAAGTCGTCGATTTCTACAACAAGGGTGGTGTCAAGAATCCCCACCAAGACAATCTCGTTATTCCTCTTGAGCTAACGGATCAGGAAAAGCATGACCTGGTGGAGTTTCTCGGTACACTCAACGGCGAAGGGTGGCAACAGGCCACGGCGCCCAAGGCATTTCCGAAGTAA